A stretch of DNA from Nitratireductor thuwali:
CATGACAGGGACCTGCCTGCCCACCAGCGCCCTGGCCGCGGTTGCGCCAAGCGCGACTGCCACGTCCGGCTTAATCAAGGTCAGTTCCTGGTCGAGCCACCAGCGGCAGGCCTTTATCTCGCCGGCGTTCGGCTTCGAGTGGATGCGACGCTTGCCGCGCGGCGCGAACTTGAAGTGCTTGACGGCGTTGGTGACATAGGTCTTTTCCCGATCGATCCCCACTTCTTGAAGGATCGCGTCGAACAGGCGACCCGCCGGCCCCACGAAAGGCCGTCCTTCGATATCCTCCTTGTCGCCCGGCTGTTCACCGACGAAGAAGGCGCTCGCCATTGGTCCGCCCTCGCCGAACACCGTCTGCGTCGCATGCTTGTAGAGGTCGCAGCGCGTACAGCCATCCGCCTCCTCGCGCAGGGCCTGCAGGGAGTTGAACGGAAGTTTTCCGGCGGGACGGTCGCCCATTTATCCTCCAATAGCCGCTTCAGCGCAAAAGCTGCACGGCCACCGAAGGTTCCAGCGCGCGGCGAAATGAGCGGCGGACACGCGTGAAGATCAAAGATCTGGGAGCGCCGTTGAACCGGATCAGGCCGAGGGGTTTCAGGCACCGGAAGCGCTGGGACGCGCCTTTGAAGCCGGCACTGGCCCTTCTTGAAAAGGACTTTCAGAAGGAGATGTCGACTACGCCGCTTTCCCCCTCTTCGCTGCCGAAGGCAAGCCTGCGGCCCTCCCGGTCCCAGGCCATGGCAGTGATCGCGGCCTTGCCGGGCCGGCGTAGGAGCACTTCCTTCGCATCCGCGCAGCGCGCGGCCAGGATCATGCCGTCGCCGTAGCCGATCGCAACGATGTCCCCGGTGGGGTGAAACGCAACCTGGGTGACTACCGTATCGCCCCGGGTGCCAAGCTCCAGCGGCGCCTTTCCCATTGGGCCGTCCTTGGCCTGAAACGGCCAGACGATGGCCGCCGGCGCACCCGACGTCGCCAGCCATCTGCCCTTGGGCCCCCACGACCAGCTTTTCACCTTCGAAGGATAGCCGGCCATGCGCATGTGCTTGCCATCGGCCAGCTTCCAGCCGTGCAGCGCGTTCTCCTGCATTGTCGTGACCAGGAACTTGCCATCCGGCGAAAAGGATACGCCCGTGTGCGCGCCGGCCCATTCGAGCTCCACCGGCTTGCCCTCAGTCGCGGGAAAATGCAGCGTCGTGCCATTGTAGCGGGCGACCGCCAGCCGCATGCCCTTGGGGGCGAAGGCCAATCCCTCGACCGACCGCGCATGGGCGAACGAGCGCGTCTTGCCGTCGGAAAACCGCACCACCGCTTCACGCCCCGCTGCAAAGGCCACCGCGCCCT
This window harbors:
- a CDS encoding WD40 repeat domain-containing protein; amino-acid sequence: MPTVAPLDLDAHCIAAAWLNDIPHFALADGLVHRLDHGHKWTEAHDGLLAATPELGGGRLICGGEDGRVTAVSVDGGVEVMAEHGRKWITSVAAGPQGAVAFAAGREAVVRFSDGKTRSFAHARSVEGLAFAPKGMRLAVARYNGTTLHFPATEGKPVELEWAGAHTGVSFSPDGKFLVTTMQENALHGWKLADGKHMRMAGYPSKVKSWSWGPKGRWLATSGAPAAIVWPFQAKDGPMGKAPLELGTRGDTVVTQVAFHPTGDIVAIGYGDGMILAARCADAKEVLLRRPGKAAITAMAWDREGRRLAFGSEEGESGVVDISF
- a CDS encoding UdgX family uracil-DNA binding protein (This protein belongs to the uracil DNA glycosylase superfamily, members of which act in excision repair of DNA. However, it belongs more specifically to UdgX branch, whose founding member was found to bind uracil in DNA (where it does not belong), without cleaving it, appears to promote DNA repair by a pathway involving RecA, rather than base excision.), with translation MGDRPAGKLPFNSLQALREEADGCTRCDLYKHATQTVFGEGGPMASAFFVGEQPGDKEDIEGRPFVGPAGRLFDAILQEVGIDREKTYVTNAVKHFKFAPRGKRRIHSKPNAGEIKACRWWLDQELTLIKPDVAVALGATAARALVGRQVPVMRLRGDVVESVEGVPVVITVHPSYLLRIPNAVDKKRERERFSEDLRKVKALMSG